A part of Ziziphus jujuba cultivar Dongzao chromosome 8, ASM3175591v1 genomic DNA contains:
- the LOC107423653 gene encoding short-chain dehydrogenase TIC 32, chloroplastic isoform X5: MWLFGRKGPSGFSASSTAEEVTEGIDGTGLTAIVTDRFFNHPQFGKDDESFLHLEDVSVTAGASSGIGMETARVLALRGVHVVMGVRNMEGGREVQATIVKENPAAKINAMELDLSSMVSVRKFAADYNSLRLPLNILISNNAGIMATPFTLSKDKIELQFATNHLGHFLLTNLLLETMKKTASESNKEGRIVNVSSRRHKISYPEGIRFDKLNEQSGYNGFSAYGQSKLANVLHANELARQLKEEGVNLTANSLHPGAIPTNLLRHNSFIGGIVNTFGKLVTKNIQQVIREQQPHVM, from the exons ATGTGGTTGTTTGGTAGAAAAGGGCCATCAGGTTTCTCTGCGTCGTCCACAGCTGAGGAAGTTACTGAAGGGATTGATGGGACTGGTCTCACTGCCATTGTTACAG ATAGGTTTTTTAACCACCCTCAATTTGGTAAAGATGATGAATCTTTTCTTCATCTCGAGGATGTTTCTGTAACTGCAGGAGCATCAAGTGGTATTGGCATGGAAACTGCTCGTGTTCTTGCATTACGCGGAGTCCATGTAGTCATGGGAGTCAGGAATATGGAAGGTGGTAGGGAGGTCCAAGCAACTATAGTTAAAGAAAATCCTGCTGCAAAAATTAATGCCATGGAGTTGGATCTAAGTTCAATGGTGTCTGTGAGGAAATTTGCTGCAGATTACAATTCATTGCGTCTTCCACTAAACATCCTCAT AAGTAACAATGCAGGAATCATGGCAACACCATTCACGCTTTCCAAAGACAAGATAGAACTGCAATTTGCAACAAACCACCTAG GTCATTTTCTTTTGACAAATCTTTTGTTGGAGACCATGAAAAAAACGGCATCAGAAAGTAACAAAGAAGGTCGGATTGTAAATGTCTCATCCCGCCGTCATAAGATCTCATATCCTGAAGGAATTCGGTTTGACAAACTCAATGAACAATCAGG GTATAACGGTTTCTCTGCATACGGTCAATCAAAGCTTGCTAATGTTTTGCATGCTAATGAGCTTGCAAGACAACTAAAG GAAGAAGGGGTGAACCTGACTGCAAATTCACTGCATCCTGGAGCAATTCCCACCAATCTTTTGAGACATAACAGCTTTATTGGGG GCATTGTAAATACCTTTGGTAAACTCGTGACTAAAAATATTCAGCAGGTAATTAG GGAGCAGCAACCACATGTTATGTAG
- the LOC107423653 gene encoding short-chain dehydrogenase TIC 32, chloroplastic isoform X2, whose translation MWLFGRKGPSGFSASSTAEEVTEGIDGTGLTAIVTDRFFNHPQFGKDDESFLHLEDVSVTAGASSGIGMETARVLALRGVHVVMGVRNMEGGREVQATIVKENPAAKINAMELDLSSMVSVRKFAADYNSLRLPLNILINNAGIMATPFTLSKDKIELQFATNHLGHFLLTNLLLETMKKTASESNKEGRIVNVSSRRHKISYPEGIRFDKLNEQSGYNGFSAYGQSKLANVLHANELARQLKEEGVNLTANSLHPGAIPTNLLRHNSFIGGIVNTFGKLVTKNIQQGAATTCYVALHSQVKAVSGSYFADSNIAEASAQANDVELARKLWDFSFDLIKRGGPVS comes from the exons ATGTGGTTGTTTGGTAGAAAAGGGCCATCAGGTTTCTCTGCGTCGTCCACAGCTGAGGAAGTTACTGAAGGGATTGATGGGACTGGTCTCACTGCCATTGTTACAG ATAGGTTTTTTAACCACCCTCAATTTGGTAAAGATGATGAATCTTTTCTTCATCTCGAGGATGTTTCTGTAACTGCAGGAGCATCAAGTGGTATTGGCATGGAAACTGCTCGTGTTCTTGCATTACGCGGAGTCCATGTAGTCATGGGAGTCAGGAATATGGAAGGTGGTAGGGAGGTCCAAGCAACTATAGTTAAAGAAAATCCTGCTGCAAAAATTAATGCCATGGAGTTGGATCTAAGTTCAATGGTGTCTGTGAGGAAATTTGCTGCAGATTACAATTCATTGCGTCTTCCACTAAACATCCTCAT TAACAATGCAGGAATCATGGCAACACCATTCACGCTTTCCAAAGACAAGATAGAACTGCAATTTGCAACAAACCACCTAG GTCATTTTCTTTTGACAAATCTTTTGTTGGAGACCATGAAAAAAACGGCATCAGAAAGTAACAAAGAAGGTCGGATTGTAAATGTCTCATCCCGCCGTCATAAGATCTCATATCCTGAAGGAATTCGGTTTGACAAACTCAATGAACAATCAGG GTATAACGGTTTCTCTGCATACGGTCAATCAAAGCTTGCTAATGTTTTGCATGCTAATGAGCTTGCAAGACAACTAAAG GAAGAAGGGGTGAACCTGACTGCAAATTCACTGCATCCTGGAGCAATTCCCACCAATCTTTTGAGACATAACAGCTTTATTGGGG GCATTGTAAATACCTTTGGTAAACTCGTGACTAAAAATATTCAGCAG GGAGCAGCAACCACATGTTATGTAGCATTGCATTCCCAAGTCAAAGCAGTGAGTGGCTCCTATTTTGCAGACAGTAACATAGCCGAAGCAAGCGCACAAGCTAATGATGTTGAGTTGGCAAGAAAACTCTGGGATTTcagctttgatttgattaaaagagGTGGTCCTGTTTCATAG
- the LOC107423653 gene encoding short-chain dehydrogenase TIC 32, chloroplastic isoform X1 encodes MWLFGRKGPSGFSASSTAEEVTEGIDGTGLTAIVTDRFFNHPQFGKDDESFLHLEDVSVTAGASSGIGMETARVLALRGVHVVMGVRNMEGGREVQATIVKENPAAKINAMELDLSSMVSVRKFAADYNSLRLPLNILISNNAGIMATPFTLSKDKIELQFATNHLGHFLLTNLLLETMKKTASESNKEGRIVNVSSRRHKISYPEGIRFDKLNEQSGYNGFSAYGQSKLANVLHANELARQLKEEGVNLTANSLHPGAIPTNLLRHNSFIGGIVNTFGKLVTKNIQQGAATTCYVALHSQVKAVSGSYFADSNIAEASAQANDVELARKLWDFSFDLIKRGGPVS; translated from the exons ATGTGGTTGTTTGGTAGAAAAGGGCCATCAGGTTTCTCTGCGTCGTCCACAGCTGAGGAAGTTACTGAAGGGATTGATGGGACTGGTCTCACTGCCATTGTTACAG ATAGGTTTTTTAACCACCCTCAATTTGGTAAAGATGATGAATCTTTTCTTCATCTCGAGGATGTTTCTGTAACTGCAGGAGCATCAAGTGGTATTGGCATGGAAACTGCTCGTGTTCTTGCATTACGCGGAGTCCATGTAGTCATGGGAGTCAGGAATATGGAAGGTGGTAGGGAGGTCCAAGCAACTATAGTTAAAGAAAATCCTGCTGCAAAAATTAATGCCATGGAGTTGGATCTAAGTTCAATGGTGTCTGTGAGGAAATTTGCTGCAGATTACAATTCATTGCGTCTTCCACTAAACATCCTCAT AAGTAACAATGCAGGAATCATGGCAACACCATTCACGCTTTCCAAAGACAAGATAGAACTGCAATTTGCAACAAACCACCTAG GTCATTTTCTTTTGACAAATCTTTTGTTGGAGACCATGAAAAAAACGGCATCAGAAAGTAACAAAGAAGGTCGGATTGTAAATGTCTCATCCCGCCGTCATAAGATCTCATATCCTGAAGGAATTCGGTTTGACAAACTCAATGAACAATCAGG GTATAACGGTTTCTCTGCATACGGTCAATCAAAGCTTGCTAATGTTTTGCATGCTAATGAGCTTGCAAGACAACTAAAG GAAGAAGGGGTGAACCTGACTGCAAATTCACTGCATCCTGGAGCAATTCCCACCAATCTTTTGAGACATAACAGCTTTATTGGGG GCATTGTAAATACCTTTGGTAAACTCGTGACTAAAAATATTCAGCAG GGAGCAGCAACCACATGTTATGTAGCATTGCATTCCCAAGTCAAAGCAGTGAGTGGCTCCTATTTTGCAGACAGTAACATAGCCGAAGCAAGCGCACAAGCTAATGATGTTGAGTTGGCAAGAAAACTCTGGGATTTcagctttgatttgattaaaagagGTGGTCCTGTTTCATAG
- the LOC107423539 gene encoding short-chain dehydrogenase TIC 32, chloroplastic, whose protein sequence is MWPFRRKGPSGFSSTSTAEEVTEGIDGSGLTAIITGASSGIGSETTRVLALRGVHVIMGVRNMAAGEHVKEAIVKEIPTARLDAMELDLSSLSSVEKFASNFNSSGRPLNILINNAGVMATPFMLSKDNIELQFATNHLGHFLLTNLLLDTMKKTAKKSRKEGRIVNVSSIAHRFIYREGIRFDKINDQSGYSSMAAYGQSKLANILHANELARQFKEEGMNITANSLHPGTIATNLFRHNGVVSGLVNMLGRFVLKNVQQGAATTCYVALHPQLKGISGEYFADSNLSEASPHGKDEKLAKKLWDFSKTLTR, encoded by the exons ATGTGGCCGTTTAGAAGAAAAGGCCCTTCTGGGTTTTCATCCACCTCTACAGCTGAGGAAGTCACTGAAGGTATCGATGGGAGTGGTCTCACCGCCATTATTACAG GAGCATCTAGTGGTATTGGGTCTGAAACAACGAGGGTTCTTGCATTACGAGGTGTCCATGTGATAATGGGGGTGAGGAATATGGCTGCTGGTGAACATGTCAAAGAAGCGATAGTTAAGGAAATCCCAACAGCCAGACTTGATGCCATGGAATTGGATCTGAGTTCTTTGTCATCTGTGGAGAAATTTGCTTCCAATTTCAATTCCTCTGGTCGGCCCCTGAACATCTTAAT TAACAATGCAGGAGTTATGGCAACGCCATTCATGCTTTCCAAAGACAACATAGAACTACAGTTTGCCACAAACCACTTGG GACActttcttttaacaaatctTTTGTTGGATACTATGAAAAAAACTGCAAAGAAAAGTAGAAAAGAAGGAAGAATTGTAAATGTGTCCTCGATTGCTCACCGGTTTATCTATCGCGAAGGAATccgttttgacaaaattaatgaTCAATCAGG GTACAGCAGTATGGCTGCATATGGCCAATCAAAGCTTGCTAATATTTTGCATGCCAATGAGCTTGCAAGACAATTCAAG GAAGAAGGGATGAATATAACTGCAAATTCACTTCATCCAGGAACAATAGCGACCAATCTTTTCCGTCACAATGGCGTCGTTTCTG GGCTTGTTAATATGCTTGGCAGATTTGTTCTAAAAAATGTTCAGCAG GGGGCAGCTACAACTTGCTATGTGGCGTTACATCCTCAGTTGAAGGGGATTAGCGGCGAATACTTTGCCGACAGCAACCTTTCGGAAGCAAGCCCACATGGTAAGGACGAGAAGTTGGCGAAGAAACTCTGGGATTTCAGCAAGACTTTGACAAGATAA
- the LOC107423653 gene encoding short-chain dehydrogenase TIC 32, chloroplastic isoform X6, which yields MWLFGRKGPSGFSASSTAEEVTEGIDGTGLTAIVTDRFFNHPQFGKDDESFLHLEDVSVTAGASSGIGMETARVLALRGVHVVMGVRNMEGGREVQATIVKENPAAKINAMELDLSSMVSVRKFAADYNSLRLPLNILISNNAGIMATPFTLSKDKIELQFATNHLGHFLLTNLLLETMKKTASESNKEGRIVNVSSRRHKISYPEGIRFDKLNEQSGYNGFSAYGQSKLANVLHANELARQLKLEEYQINSTKCGSMRKAIPSICYTI from the exons ATGTGGTTGTTTGGTAGAAAAGGGCCATCAGGTTTCTCTGCGTCGTCCACAGCTGAGGAAGTTACTGAAGGGATTGATGGGACTGGTCTCACTGCCATTGTTACAG ATAGGTTTTTTAACCACCCTCAATTTGGTAAAGATGATGAATCTTTTCTTCATCTCGAGGATGTTTCTGTAACTGCAGGAGCATCAAGTGGTATTGGCATGGAAACTGCTCGTGTTCTTGCATTACGCGGAGTCCATGTAGTCATGGGAGTCAGGAATATGGAAGGTGGTAGGGAGGTCCAAGCAACTATAGTTAAAGAAAATCCTGCTGCAAAAATTAATGCCATGGAGTTGGATCTAAGTTCAATGGTGTCTGTGAGGAAATTTGCTGCAGATTACAATTCATTGCGTCTTCCACTAAACATCCTCAT AAGTAACAATGCAGGAATCATGGCAACACCATTCACGCTTTCCAAAGACAAGATAGAACTGCAATTTGCAACAAACCACCTAG GTCATTTTCTTTTGACAAATCTTTTGTTGGAGACCATGAAAAAAACGGCATCAGAAAGTAACAAAGAAGGTCGGATTGTAAATGTCTCATCCCGCCGTCATAAGATCTCATATCCTGAAGGAATTCGGTTTGACAAACTCAATGAACAATCAGG GTATAACGGTTTCTCTGCATACGGTCAATCAAAGCTTGCTAATGTTTTGCATGCTAATGAGCTTGCAAGACAACTAAAG CTTGAGGAATACCAAATAAACAGTACAAAATGTGGTAGCATGAGGAAAGCCATCCCAAGCATATGCTACACTATCTGA
- the LOC107423632 gene encoding mitogen-activated protein kinase kinase kinase YODA has translation MRNMPWWGKSSSREAKKKTSKESLIGTWHRKLRTSSDSKVSCGSGGARKQCSDTVSEKGSRSPQESRSPSPSKQVARCQSFADRPSHAQPLPLPATVGRTDSGISISTKPRCEKGSKPSIFMPLPRPVCIQSRSNPNDLDLDLVTASLSSESSVDSDDATDSRHRSPQATDYENGTRTAMGSPCSLMPKDQSSNAIPINSRDSKNSANPSFNNRISSTSPKQRPLSSHVPNLQVPYHGAFCSAPDSSMSSPSRSPMRVFGAEQVMNTAFWAAKPYPDITLHGSGHCSSPGSGQNSGHNSMGGDISAQFFWQQSRGSPEYSPAPSPRMTSPGPGSRIQSGAVTPIHPRSVGTPSESQTSWPDDGKQQSHRLPLPPVAVSNSSPFAHSNSAATSPSVPRSPGRAENPASPGSRWKKGKLLGRGTFGHVYVGFNSENGEMCAMKEVTLFSDDAKSKESAKQLMQEIALLSRLRHPNIVQYYGSETVGDKIYIYLEYVSGGSIYKLLQDYGQFGELAIRSYTQQILSGLAYLHAKNTVHRDIKGANILVDPNGRVKLADFGMAKHISGQSCPLSFKGSPYWMAPEVIKNSNGCNLAVDIWSLGCTVLEMATTKPPWSQYEGIAAMFKIGNSKEQPAIPDHLSADGKDFVIQCLQRNPLDRPTAAKLLDHPFVKYAAPLEKPVSGPELSDASPGVINGVKALGIGQARNFSTLDSDRLAVHSSRVLKTNSHASDIHIPRNISCPVSPIGSPLLHSRSPKYLNGRMSPSPISSPRTTSGSSSPLTGGSGAIPFNHLQQPAYLQESYGSVPKPSNGFYINGFSHHDSSHDIFQGMQPGSQVFSELAPSENDVLGKHFARPAHGERYDGQSVLADCVSRQLLRENVKLKPSPDLSPTSHLPSHTNCF, from the exons ATGAGAAATATGCCATGGTGGGGGAAGTCGTCGTCGAGAGAAGCAAAGAAGAAGACAAGCAAGGAAAGTCTAATCGGTACATGGCACCGAAAATTGAGGACTTCATCTGATAGTAAAGTGAGCTGTGGATCAGGAGGGGCTCGAAAACAATGCAGTGACACAGTTTCAGAAAAGGGGTCTCGCTCCCCTCAAGAATCTAGATCTCCTTCTCCTTCTAAACAAGTGGCAAGGTGTCAAAGTTTTGCTGATAGGCCTTCTCATGCTCAACCACTTCCACTCCCTGCAACCGTGGGTCGTACAGATTCTGGAATTAGCATATCAACAAAGCCAAGATGCGAAAAGGGCTCCAAGCCATCAATTTTTATGCCTCTCCCAAGGCCTGTATGCATCCAAAGCAGATCAAATCCTAATGATTTAGATCTAGATTTGGTTACAGCTTCACTGTCTAGCGAGAGTTCTGTGGATAGTGATGATGCAACTGACTCACGCCATCGTAGTCCACAAGCCACTGACTATGAAAATGGGACTAGAACTGCCATGGGGAGTCCTTGCAG CTTGATGCCCAAGGATCAATCCTCAAATGCCATCCCAATAAACTCTAGAGATTCTAAAAACTCAGCTAACCCTTCTTTCAACAATCGAATTTCCTCTACATCTCCTAAACAGAGGCCCTTGAGCAGTCACGTGCCAAACCTACAGGTTCCTTATCATGGTGCATTCTGCAGTGCTCCAGACAGCTCCATGTCAAGTCCTTCCAGAAGTCCAATGAGAGTATTTGGCGCTGAGCAGGTGATGAACACTGCTTTTTGGGCTGCGAAGCCTTACCCCGACATCACTTTACATGGATCTGGCCACTGCTCAAGTCCTGGTTCAGGTCAAAATTCTGGGCATAATTCTATGGGAGGGGATATCTCTGCACAGTTCTTTTGGCAACAAAGCAGGGGTAGCCCTGAGTACTCTCCAGCACCTAGTCCCAGAATGACTAGCCCTGGCCCAGGTTCCAGAATTCAAAGTGGTGCTGTCACACCTATCCATCCTAGATCAGTTGGAACACCATCTGAGTCACAGACAAGTTGGCCTGATGATGGGAAGCAACAGAGTCACCGTTTGCCTCTTCCTCCAGTGGCGGTTTCTAATTCTTCTCCTTTTGCTCATTCCAATTCTGCAGCAACTTCTCCTTCTGTGCCGCGAAGCCCTGGAAGAGCAGAGAATCCAGCAAGTCCTGGATCACGCTGGAAAAAGGGAAAGCTATTGGGCAGAGGGACATTTGGACACGTTTACGTTGGTTTTAACAG TGAGAATGGAGAAATGTGTGCAATGAAGGAGGTTACTTTATTTTCAGATGATGCAAAATCTAAGGAAAGTGCTAAGCAATTAATGCAG GAAATTGCTCTGCTCAGCCGTTTGCGGCATCCAAACATTGTGCAGTATTATGGGTCTGAAACA GTGGGggacaaaatttatatatacctGGAGTATGTATCTGGTGGGTCAATCTATAAACTTCTTCAAGACTATGGACAGTTTGGCGAGCTAGCAATTCGTAGTTATACTCAACAAATCTTGTCAGGCCTTGCATATTTACATGCTAAAAACACTGTTCACAG GGATATCAAAGGAGCAAATATACTTGTGGACCCAAATGGCCGTGTTAAATTGGCAGACTTTGGGATGGCAAAGCAT ATCAGTGGGCAGTCATGTCCTTTGTCATTCAAGGGAAGCCCATACTGGATGGCGCCTGAG GTTATAAAGAACTCAAATGGTTGCAACCTTGCTGTGGATATCTGGAGTCTTGGCTGCACTGTTTTGGAGATGGCTACAACAAAACCACCCTGGAGCCAGTATGAAGGG ATTGCTGCCATGTTTAAGATTGGGAATAGCAAGGAGCAACCAGCGATTCCAGATCATCTCTCAGCCGATGGAAAGGATTTTGTAATCCAATGCTTACAACGAAATCCACTTGATCGTCCCACAGCTGCTAAACTTTTGGATCACCCTTTTGTGAAATATGCTGCACCTCTGGAAAAACCTGTTTCGGGCCCAGAGCTGTCAGATGCCTCCCCTGGTGTTATTAATGGAGTGAAAGCTCTG GGAATTGGGCAAGCTAGAAATTTCTCAACCTTGGATTCAGATAGACTTGCAGTTCATTCCTCGAGAGTGTTGAAAACTAATTCCCACGCCag TGATATCCATATTCCGAGGAACATATCATGCCCTGTCTCACCAATTGGAAGCCCTCTATTGCACTCAAGGTCTCCAAAATACCTAAATGGAAGAATGTCCCCTTCTCCTATCTCTAGTCCACGAACCACTTCCGGTTCATCCTCTCCTCTGACAGGTGGCAGTGGTGCAATTCCTTTTAATCACCTTCAACAGCCAGCATACTTGCAAGAGAGTTATGGAAGCGTACCAAAGCCCTCAAATGGTTTTTATATTAATGGTTTCTCTCATCACGATTCAAGTCATGACATCTTCCAAGGGATGCAACCAGGATCTCAAGTGTTCTCTGAACTGGCACCCAGCGAGAATGATGTCCTAGGAAAGCATTTTGCAAGACCTGCCCATGGAGAACGGTATGATGGACAATCAGTTTTGGCTGATTGTGTGTCTCGGCAACTCTTGAGGGAAAATGTCAAACTAAAACCATCTCCGGACTTGAGCCCCACTTCTCATTTGCCCAGCCATACAAACTGTTTCTAA
- the LOC107423653 gene encoding short-chain dehydrogenase TIC 32, chloroplastic isoform X3, giving the protein MWLFGRKGPSGFSASSTAEEVTEGIDGTGLTAIVTGASSGIGMETARVLALRGVHVVMGVRNMEGGREVQATIVKENPAAKINAMELDLSSMVSVRKFAADYNSLRLPLNILISNNAGIMATPFTLSKDKIELQFATNHLGHFLLTNLLLETMKKTASESNKEGRIVNVSSRRHKISYPEGIRFDKLNEQSGYNGFSAYGQSKLANVLHANELARQLKEEGVNLTANSLHPGAIPTNLLRHNSFIGGIVNTFGKLVTKNIQQGAATTCYVALHSQVKAVSGSYFADSNIAEASAQANDVELARKLWDFSFDLIKRGGPVS; this is encoded by the exons ATGTGGTTGTTTGGTAGAAAAGGGCCATCAGGTTTCTCTGCGTCGTCCACAGCTGAGGAAGTTACTGAAGGGATTGATGGGACTGGTCTCACTGCCATTGTTACAG GAGCATCAAGTGGTATTGGCATGGAAACTGCTCGTGTTCTTGCATTACGCGGAGTCCATGTAGTCATGGGAGTCAGGAATATGGAAGGTGGTAGGGAGGTCCAAGCAACTATAGTTAAAGAAAATCCTGCTGCAAAAATTAATGCCATGGAGTTGGATCTAAGTTCAATGGTGTCTGTGAGGAAATTTGCTGCAGATTACAATTCATTGCGTCTTCCACTAAACATCCTCAT AAGTAACAATGCAGGAATCATGGCAACACCATTCACGCTTTCCAAAGACAAGATAGAACTGCAATTTGCAACAAACCACCTAG GTCATTTTCTTTTGACAAATCTTTTGTTGGAGACCATGAAAAAAACGGCATCAGAAAGTAACAAAGAAGGTCGGATTGTAAATGTCTCATCCCGCCGTCATAAGATCTCATATCCTGAAGGAATTCGGTTTGACAAACTCAATGAACAATCAGG GTATAACGGTTTCTCTGCATACGGTCAATCAAAGCTTGCTAATGTTTTGCATGCTAATGAGCTTGCAAGACAACTAAAG GAAGAAGGGGTGAACCTGACTGCAAATTCACTGCATCCTGGAGCAATTCCCACCAATCTTTTGAGACATAACAGCTTTATTGGGG GCATTGTAAATACCTTTGGTAAACTCGTGACTAAAAATATTCAGCAG GGAGCAGCAACCACATGTTATGTAGCATTGCATTCCCAAGTCAAAGCAGTGAGTGGCTCCTATTTTGCAGACAGTAACATAGCCGAAGCAAGCGCACAAGCTAATGATGTTGAGTTGGCAAGAAAACTCTGGGATTTcagctttgatttgattaaaagagGTGGTCCTGTTTCATAG
- the LOC107423653 gene encoding short-chain dehydrogenase TIC 32, chloroplastic isoform X4, with protein sequence MWLFGRKGPSGFSASSTAEEVTEGIDGTGLTAIVTGASSGIGMETARVLALRGVHVVMGVRNMEGGREVQATIVKENPAAKINAMELDLSSMVSVRKFAADYNSLRLPLNILINNAGIMATPFTLSKDKIELQFATNHLGHFLLTNLLLETMKKTASESNKEGRIVNVSSRRHKISYPEGIRFDKLNEQSGYNGFSAYGQSKLANVLHANELARQLKEEGVNLTANSLHPGAIPTNLLRHNSFIGGIVNTFGKLVTKNIQQGAATTCYVALHSQVKAVSGSYFADSNIAEASAQANDVELARKLWDFSFDLIKRGGPVS encoded by the exons ATGTGGTTGTTTGGTAGAAAAGGGCCATCAGGTTTCTCTGCGTCGTCCACAGCTGAGGAAGTTACTGAAGGGATTGATGGGACTGGTCTCACTGCCATTGTTACAG GAGCATCAAGTGGTATTGGCATGGAAACTGCTCGTGTTCTTGCATTACGCGGAGTCCATGTAGTCATGGGAGTCAGGAATATGGAAGGTGGTAGGGAGGTCCAAGCAACTATAGTTAAAGAAAATCCTGCTGCAAAAATTAATGCCATGGAGTTGGATCTAAGTTCAATGGTGTCTGTGAGGAAATTTGCTGCAGATTACAATTCATTGCGTCTTCCACTAAACATCCTCAT TAACAATGCAGGAATCATGGCAACACCATTCACGCTTTCCAAAGACAAGATAGAACTGCAATTTGCAACAAACCACCTAG GTCATTTTCTTTTGACAAATCTTTTGTTGGAGACCATGAAAAAAACGGCATCAGAAAGTAACAAAGAAGGTCGGATTGTAAATGTCTCATCCCGCCGTCATAAGATCTCATATCCTGAAGGAATTCGGTTTGACAAACTCAATGAACAATCAGG GTATAACGGTTTCTCTGCATACGGTCAATCAAAGCTTGCTAATGTTTTGCATGCTAATGAGCTTGCAAGACAACTAAAG GAAGAAGGGGTGAACCTGACTGCAAATTCACTGCATCCTGGAGCAATTCCCACCAATCTTTTGAGACATAACAGCTTTATTGGGG GCATTGTAAATACCTTTGGTAAACTCGTGACTAAAAATATTCAGCAG GGAGCAGCAACCACATGTTATGTAGCATTGCATTCCCAAGTCAAAGCAGTGAGTGGCTCCTATTTTGCAGACAGTAACATAGCCGAAGCAAGCGCACAAGCTAATGATGTTGAGTTGGCAAGAAAACTCTGGGATTTcagctttgatttgattaaaagagGTGGTCCTGTTTCATAG